The nucleotide sequence GAGTTCAGCAGCTGGCTCATGGTCTGCTGCAGGCTCTGCGACACGTTGTCGATGTCGTTGGTGACCCGGCTCAGCACGTCGCCGCGCGCGTTGGCGTCGAAGTACTTGAGCGGCAGCCGGTGGATCTTGTCCTCGACGTCGGAGCGCAGCCGGAACACCGTCCGCTGCACGACCGTGTTGAGCAGGTACGCCTGCACCCACATGAACAGCGACGCGCCCACGTACAGCGCCAGCACCCCCAGCAGCACCGTCTGCAGTGCACCGAAGTCGATGCCCTGGCCGGGCACGACGTTCATGCCGGCAACGAGGTCGGCGAAGGTGTCCTGCCCGTCGGCGCGCAGGTTCTCGACCGCCTGGTCCTTCGTCACGTCCGCGGGCAGCTGCCGGCCGATGACGCCCTGGAAGATCAGGTCGGTGCCGTGCCCGAGCAGCCGCGGGCCCACGACGTTGAGCCCAACGCTGACCACGGCCAGCACGAACACCAGCGCGACGGCCGCGCGCTCCGGCCGCAGCTGAGCGAGCAGCCGCTTCGCCGACGGGCCGAAGTTCAGCGCCTTCTGCGGCGGTCCGGCCATCGCGGCCATGCCGGGCGGACCGCCACCGGGCCGGCCGCCGGGACCACCCGGGCCGGCGGGGCGCGCGGGCGCCGTCGTCGTCGCGGGCCTGGACGCGCTCATGCTGCCTCCTCCGCGGTCAGCTGGGACTCGACGATCTCGGTGTAGGTCGGGCTGGTCTCCATCAGCTCGGCGTGGGTGCCGAGCCCGACGACGGCGCCGTCATCGAGCACCACGATCTGGTCGGCGTCGATGATCGTGGAGATGCGCTGCGCGACGATGACCACCGCGGCGTCGGTGATGTGCGGGCGCAGCGCCGCCCGCAGCCGGGCGTCGGTGGCGAGGTCGAGTGCGGAGAACGAGTCGTCGAACAGGTAGATGCCAGGCTTGCGGACCAGCGCGCGGGCGATCGCCAGCCGCTGCCGCTGCCCGCCGGACACGTTGGTGCCGCCCTGCGCGATCGGCGCGTCCAGGCCCTCCGGCATCTCCTCGACGAAGTCGGCGGCCTGCGCAACGCGCAACGCGTCCCACAACTCGTCGTCGGTGGCGTCGGGCTTGCCGTACCGCAGGTTGCTGGCGACGGTGCCGGAGAACAGGTACGCCTTCTGCGGCACCAGGCCGATCCGCTCGCGCAGCGCCTCGGGGTCGAGCCGGCGGACGTCGACGCCGCCGGCCAGCACCTGGCCCGCCGTCACGTCGATGAGCCGCGGCACCAGGCTGACCAGGGTCGTCTTGCCCGAACCGGTGCTGCCGACGACCGCGGTCGTGGTGCCGGGCTCGACGGTGAACGACACGTCGCGCAGCACCGGCGACTCAGCGCCCGGGTAGGCGAACCCCGCGCCGCGCAGCTCCAGCGACACCCGGGACGGCAGGGTCGTCACCGGCTCCGCCGGCGGCACCACCGACGAGTCGGTGCCGAGCACCTCGCCGATGCGTTCCGCGCAGACCGTCGCCCGCGGAATCATGACCAGCATGAACGTCGCCATCATGACCGCCATCAGGATCTGGATGAGGTAGGTCAGGAACGCCGTCAGCGAGCCGATCTGCAGCTGGCCGTCGTCGATGCGCGACGCGCCGAACCACAGCACGGCAACGCTGGACACGTTGAGGACGAACATCACCCACGGGAACATCAGCGCCATCAGCCGGCCGACGTACAGCGCGGTCTCGGTGAGCGCGGTGTTGGCGACGGCGAACCGGCTGCGCTCCCAGCGCTCGCGGACGAACGCCCGCACCACCCGGATGCCGGTGATCTGCTCGCGCATGACCCGGTTGACGGCGTCGATGCGCACCTGCATGAGCCGGAACCCGGGCACCATGCGGCGCACGATCAGCGCGATGCCGATGACCAGCGCGGGGACGCAGACCAGCAGCAGCCAGGCCAGGTCGACGTCCTCGCGCAGCGCCATGATGAGGCCGCCGGTCGCCGTGATCGGCGCGGTGACCAGCAGCGTGCACGACATCAGCACCAGCATCTGGACCTGCTGGACGTCGTTGGTGTTGCGGGTGATCAGCGACGGCGCGCCGAACCGGCCCACCTCGCGAGCGGAGAACTCGCCGACGCGGTGGAAGACGGCGGCCCGCACGTCGCGGCCGAACGCCATCGCCGTCTTCGCGCCGAAGTACACCGCGCCGACCGTGCAGGCGATCTGCAGCAGCGTCGCCGCCAGCATCCACCCGCCGGTACGCATGATGTAGCCGGTGTCGCCGCGGGCGATGCCGTTGTCGATGATGTCGGCGTTGAGACTGGGCAGGTAGAGCGAGGCCAGCGTGCCGATGAACTGCAGCACGACGACGGCGGCGAGCCACCGCCGGTACGGGCGCAGGTACGTCCGCAGCAGGGTGATGAGCATGGAACGGCTCCGAACTGGAGTATCGGAATCTGACGTGGTGCTGACGTGTGCCCGAGCTCGAAGGGTCAGGGCGACGGGTCGTTCGTGGTCGCCGGCGCGGCGACGACGCCGTGCAGCAGCAGGTCGACGACCTCGGCCGGGGTCATGGGCTCGTGGTCGTTGATGAGCGGGTGGAAGCCGGCGAAGGCGAGGATGCGCAGCCGCCGGGCCACCTCGACCGGCGGGACCCGCAGCCGACGGCGGTCGGGCTCGACCAACGCGGCGATGACGGCCATGATGCCGGCGTGCCGCGGCGGCTCCTGGCGCCCGTCGTCGCCCGGCGGCCGGCTGAAGCCGATGGCCACCATGAGCTGGAAGACGCTGGTGAGCCGCTCGTGCAGGATCTCCGCCGCGACCAGCAGCCGGTGCTCCAGCGGCAGGTCGGTGCCGATGGCCCGCAGCCGCCGCTCGGTGTCGCCGGGGTCGATCGCCGCCTCGAGCACCTGCTTGAGCAGCGAGTCCTTGTCGTCGAAGACCCGGAAGATGGTGCCCTCGGCGATGCCCGCCGCCTCGGCGATCTGCCGGGTGCTGACGTCGAACCCGTGCTGGCGGACCAGCGGCAGGGTGGCGTCGATGATCGCCGCACGTCGCTGTTCCGGCGACATGGGCGTCGCGCGCACCCGGCGGGTCTCGGTGGCCATGGGTCACGATGCTAAGTGAGTGAGGGCTCACTCACAACTGGTTTCCCACGCGTTCGCTCTGCGCGGACGGCGATGGTGAGCGTTTGCTGGGGCCGGAGCACCAGCAGGTGCTCACCCATCACCTTTCCCGGAATGCGCGGCTGTCCGCGCCGGGGCGTCAGCCGTCTTTGCAATGAGCACCTATACGCACCGCCCCCGGCCGGTCGGGGGCGGTGCGTATAGGTGCTCATTGCAAGGCGCTTCGAACTAGCCCGCTCCCAGTGGTTGAGGGATCCGGGCAGCCCAGGCGACACATTTCCTTCAACCATCCCCGCGGAAGTGGGCGTACGCTCGAAGGAGAAGGTCGCTGACGAGGAGGTCAGCATGGGTGCGCTACTAGCCCTCATCATCGTCGCGCTGATCCTGGGCCTCATCGGGTACGGCGCGAGCGCCCGCATCGTCCGTCAGTTCGAGCGCGGCGTCGTGTTCCGGTTCGGGAAGGTGCACGGGCCGCCGCGCGAGCCGGGGTTCGTCTGGATCGCCCCGTTCGTCGACCAGATGCGCAAGGTCAACGTCCAGATCGTCACCCTGCCGATCCCCGCGCAGGACGGCATCACC is from Jiangella alkaliphila and encodes:
- a CDS encoding ABC transporter ATP-binding protein — its product is MLITLLRTYLRPYRRWLAAVVVLQFIGTLASLYLPSLNADIIDNGIARGDTGYIMRTGGWMLAATLLQIACTVGAVYFGAKTAMAFGRDVRAAVFHRVGEFSAREVGRFGAPSLITRNTNDVQQVQMLVLMSCTLLVTAPITATGGLIMALREDVDLAWLLLVCVPALVIGIALIVRRMVPGFRLMQVRIDAVNRVMREQITGIRVVRAFVRERWERSRFAVANTALTETALYVGRLMALMFPWVMFVLNVSSVAVLWFGASRIDDGQLQIGSLTAFLTYLIQILMAVMMATFMLVMIPRATVCAERIGEVLGTDSSVVPPAEPVTTLPSRVSLELRGAGFAYPGAESPVLRDVSFTVEPGTTTAVVGSTGSGKTTLVSLVPRLIDVTAGQVLAGGVDVRRLDPEALRERIGLVPQKAYLFSGTVASNLRYGKPDATDDELWDALRVAQAADFVEEMPEGLDAPIAQGGTNVSGGQRQRLAIARALVRKPGIYLFDDSFSALDLATDARLRAALRPHITDAAVVIVAQRISTIIDADQIVVLDDGAVVGLGTHAELMETSPTYTEIVESQLTAEEAA
- a CDS encoding TetR/AcrR family transcriptional regulator — translated: MATETRRVRATPMSPEQRRAAIIDATLPLVRQHGFDVSTRQIAEAAGIAEGTIFRVFDDKDSLLKQVLEAAIDPGDTERRLRAIGTDLPLEHRLLVAAEILHERLTSVFQLMVAIGFSRPPGDDGRQEPPRHAGIMAVIAALVEPDRRRLRVPPVEVARRLRILAFAGFHPLINDHEPMTPAEVVDLLLHGVVAAPATTNDPSP